In Populus alba chromosome 1, ASM523922v2, whole genome shotgun sequence, a single window of DNA contains:
- the LOC118036892 gene encoding uncharacterized protein isoform X2, producing MEKSSRLKGAESVLNLEPNSSIAIGYHALFGSHDDLMLLEIDEKLLPDILHERVALRGQLDEDSVLCTQSKTYAIKFVGNSNSPFLIPPSENPYSYEDVLEMDFMEDVEKNKARLYNWDDLVERVQASDEELRNGLCALSAVEIDGFWRIVDEKYMDMILRMLLHNSVLNDWSLDALNEDDVVSVLVSDGFPDKLACHCLHVYGSKVDGDVGRSCVWRLDESRVCVHFARQILSTGKKKMETFMAEWLQRIPGRMQASFNMLEGEVLTEKLGVETWVYSFSVSSLPLTPAERFNMLFRERSKWEWKDLQPYIRDLQVPGLSSEGLLLKYTRRTQPTLDAEPVFSSR from the exons ATGGAAAAATCATCACGGTTAAAAGGAGCAGAATCGGTGTTAAATCTTGAACCAAACTCTTCGATTGCTATTGGGTATCACGCTCTCTTTGGTTCTCATGATGATCTGATGCTCCTTGAGATTGATGAGAAACTCCTCCCTGATATCCTCCACGAGAG GGTGGCGTTAAGAGGCCAGCTGGATGAAGATTCAGTGCTTTGTACTCAGTCAAAAACTTATGCCATTAAGTTTGTTGGAAATTCTAATTCTCCATTCCTTATACCCCCGTCAG AAAATCCTTACAGCTATGAGGATGTTTTAGAAATGGATTTCATGGAGGATGTGGAGAAAAATAAAGCAAGATTGTATAATTGGGATGATCTGGTTGAAAGGGTTCAGGCTAGTGATGAGGAGTTGAGGAATGGATTATGTGCTCTTTCAGCTGTGGAGATTGATGGGTTTTGGAGAATTGTTGATGAAAAATACATGGACATGATTCTGAGGATGCTTTTGCACAATTCAGTTTTGAATGACTGGTCACTGGATGCACTCAACGAAGATGATGTTGTGAGTGTGCTGGTGTCTGATGGATTTCCTGATAAGCTTGCTTGTCATTGTTTGCATGTTTATGGCAGTAAGGTGGATGGGGATGTGGGAAGGAGTTGTGTTTGGAGGTTGGATGAGAGTCGTGTATGTGTGCATTTTGCAAGACAAATCTTGAGcacagggaagaagaagatggagacTTTTATGGCTGAATGGTTGCAGAGGATTCCGGGTAGGATGCAGGCAAGTTTCAACATGTTGGAAGGTGAAGTTTTGACGGAGAAGCTTGGCGTTGAGACATGGGTTTATTCCTTCAGTGTTTCTTCATTGCCCTTAACACCTGCTGAACGTTTCAATATGCTCTTTAGAGAGCGGTCAAAATGGGAGTGGAAGGATTTACAGCCATATATAAG agaTCTACAAGTACCTGGCCTTTCTTCAGAAGGTTTGCTGCTCAAGTACACTCGAAGAACACAACCAACCTTAGATGCAGAACCTGTTTTCAGTTCAAGATAG
- the LOC118036892 gene encoding uncharacterized protein isoform X1: MEKSSRLKGAESVLNLEPNSSIAIGYHALFGSHDDLMLLEIDEKLLPDILHERVALRGQLDEDSVLCTQSKTYAIKFVGNSNSPFLIPPSGQFALCENSQDFDGEINDFAPVIKVAPGNMELVEVAPKLDRLKLLLSENPYSYEDVLEMDFMEDVEKNKARLYNWDDLVERVQASDEELRNGLCALSAVEIDGFWRIVDEKYMDMILRMLLHNSVLNDWSLDALNEDDVVSVLVSDGFPDKLACHCLHVYGSKVDGDVGRSCVWRLDESRVCVHFARQILSTGKKKMETFMAEWLQRIPGRMQASFNMLEGEVLTEKLGVETWVYSFSVSSLPLTPAERFNMLFRERSKWEWKDLQPYIRDLQVPGLSSEGLLLKYTRRTQPTLDAEPVFSSR; the protein is encoded by the exons ATGGAAAAATCATCACGGTTAAAAGGAGCAGAATCGGTGTTAAATCTTGAACCAAACTCTTCGATTGCTATTGGGTATCACGCTCTCTTTGGTTCTCATGATGATCTGATGCTCCTTGAGATTGATGAGAAACTCCTCCCTGATATCCTCCACGAGAG GGTGGCGTTAAGAGGCCAGCTGGATGAAGATTCAGTGCTTTGTACTCAGTCAAAAACTTATGCCATTAAGTTTGTTGGAAATTCTAATTCTCCATTCCTTATACCCCCGTCAGGTCAATTTGCACTCTGTGAAAATTCACAAGATTTTGATGGGGAAATTAATGATTTTGCACCTGTCATTAAAGTTGCACCTGGAAACATGGAGCTCGTTGAGGTTGCTCCCAAGCTTGACAGGCTTAAATTGCTTCTTTCAGAAAATCCTTACAGCTATGAGGATGTTTTAGAAATGGATTTCATGGAGGATGTGGAGAAAAATAAAGCAAGATTGTATAATTGGGATGATCTGGTTGAAAGGGTTCAGGCTAGTGATGAGGAGTTGAGGAATGGATTATGTGCTCTTTCAGCTGTGGAGATTGATGGGTTTTGGAGAATTGTTGATGAAAAATACATGGACATGATTCTGAGGATGCTTTTGCACAATTCAGTTTTGAATGACTGGTCACTGGATGCACTCAACGAAGATGATGTTGTGAGTGTGCTGGTGTCTGATGGATTTCCTGATAAGCTTGCTTGTCATTGTTTGCATGTTTATGGCAGTAAGGTGGATGGGGATGTGGGAAGGAGTTGTGTTTGGAGGTTGGATGAGAGTCGTGTATGTGTGCATTTTGCAAGACAAATCTTGAGcacagggaagaagaagatggagacTTTTATGGCTGAATGGTTGCAGAGGATTCCGGGTAGGATGCAGGCAAGTTTCAACATGTTGGAAGGTGAAGTTTTGACGGAGAAGCTTGGCGTTGAGACATGGGTTTATTCCTTCAGTGTTTCTTCATTGCCCTTAACACCTGCTGAACGTTTCAATATGCTCTTTAGAGAGCGGTCAAAATGGGAGTGGAAGGATTTACAGCCATATATAAG agaTCTACAAGTACCTGGCCTTTCTTCAGAAGGTTTGCTGCTCAAGTACACTCGAAGAACACAACCAACCTTAGATGCAGAACCTGTTTTCAGTTCAAGATAG